In a single window of the Carassius gibelio isolate Cgi1373 ecotype wild population from Czech Republic chromosome A12, carGib1.2-hapl.c, whole genome shotgun sequence genome:
- the LOC128025176 gene encoding trinucleotide repeat-containing gene 6B protein isoform X1: MEDKKRKKEDKRKREASQKVAEQKNKVPELTKPPSAQSPATPNSASPSPGPVPSSTPSTATPAAGALPQGGNNAKRPVVANGQPSPGTQNSQRYMPREVPPRFRCQQDHKVLLKRGQPPLSSMLLGGGNSGGDSPNETVASASEVMQVWNGIDPSEGPVGPAAPSLPHTPSSSSIAASSNYANSMWGTSSGSQPLSQGREKVIVDRSDLEEWPSIAAGDGSKVMDTTGTGGADSSGILNCSTSWGERHLQQQGKVVGGGNGRKGVNSGSPSPPASSGSPNECMQSGSVWASSSHELIGGNAVAAGSLPPISKVAPLSVSSDSSLGVSCGIPGANFTPNANPSAWPALGQEGAGTVATEGGSSSLQSSSLSASNPLSVNQASHQHQLHQMQSRDREPPCGEWGGAALEPGAGPKNTGVAEGADMDSGSTGGADGSTSSSSSASSSLWKAQPFPAISKTGASRTESWEDGAGGSSVSAEGGKAWVITGQDDRGDLTGASAWGTASGGQTPGVSQGAWDGDHMLVGEWGASSGVGRVSNPGGKDGSSSNSSSSGSAGKPTTSSSTPSTMTRAWDNQKGVGDVGAGESSEWGGQGSRGGGGTSSSSGGGNSRSGNQRHGYHRSHQPPNPEVALQNLLSRSDLDPRVLSNSGWGQKQIRQNVAWDLEGGGGAAAPGGADSSPTMSAPAHAQPYSGSSGTTTTDLSSSSLLQGAALNANLNSNSILGPAAVSHGEVWDNSSSNTSSSLHARGPPPSGVNIQNPGVSQSVGGVGSSAGGQGKPSGGWGGTASSEGQAKSWDSEGHDWRGQSSSGGWGNFQTQGTPSTGGSGWGDIQEVKVTDSWKEKRQGDAGNWGTRGSSDWVENEPISCSGSWGDGKSGGGTSGDSEVGTWGNWDEEPARGSWGTGGTGVGREMGGKSHQGWGGKMHPSQMPNSQSASQKGPAQQQQQQSQPQSCQSVDTGAMQGGWGRAAGPSAQSQSSGWTSGPIPNISSSPIDNLEPSGWEEPSPQSINRKMEIDDGTSAWGDPSSYNKTVNLWDKNNAPSGQAQSVSPQQGPPTLQQQPPGRMLTGLGNRDMNLAHSTNKGPVVASSGWGGSGSPSSPCVDNGTAAWGKPTDAPTSLGNPDDTGKASSWGDPSPNPVKSGSKSMQDGWGEGEGSVSASRHSSWDEEEESGCVWNSTGSQGSSSSYNSGGWGAKKGNKGSLKGAGDSWMNPMTRQFSNMGILGEDHSGRSLDLAPGPPQDKKMEAEKRGMGLNEYNGEMRKGGRGGGAGSVFRSPGSKEVGACEPGSYYDKTSGQLFSSGGGMAQARHQPGVPPINPSVRAQVPHQFLSPQVPGSVLKQMPPPSGGVGGVGGGIFPPQHIAMLSSIYPHHIQFQLACQLLLQQQPQQQQQQQLLQNQRKFPPNIRQQADPQQLARIMAVLQQQRQQQQHMGGTGGSSKLSPSHLGGSGPKMPMSDTLTHPGLAGSVADLHQKTQGNYSGFGPGVSLSGLELGPMVGGPAGLKDNVGQQSRFKWMMEGHSPAPSPPDSTLHKNGPIAAPLKMRGGSPYSQYEMLGGESLGVPSQGPSDHWHRSPGNKMGAKTGTSSWPPEFQPGVPWKGIQSVDPESDPYMTPGSMLGSSMSSLNDNEHQLLRDNTESNPSFNTLLPSPGAWPYSASESPLNNAHNQAKYTDYKPSWPLEPIGHNKHWKTNRNSSYMSRPPPGLTHQKQPSVSPWSGGGPRMGRGWGGSGGGQENRFGPGSAWSDGGASKGSCWLVLSNLTPQIDGSTLRTICMQHGPLLTFHLGLTQGSALIRYSTRQEAAKAQSALHMCVLGNTTILAEFVSEEEVARYFAHSQTGAGGSGSGGSGAGGVADSGQAGVTGSSGAGAVGTISAGSGERERAGVGSLTSGGSNNGGGTGPSGSSWQSLEGTGSSPDPASAQGAGLSIFAQWSSNGAGGGVGGNTGGVDPGRAGLWGGMTPGYTSSSLWGSPAMEDRHQMSSPAALLPGDLLGGGADSI; this comes from the exons GTtgcagaacaaaaaaataaag TGCCAGAATTGACCAAGCCTCCATCTGCACAGTCTCCTGCCACCCCCAACTCAGCTTCCCCcagccctggccctgtcccttcTTCAACCCCATCCACTGCCACCCCGGCTGCTGGCGCTCTCCCTCAGGGTGGGAACAATGCTAAGCGGCCGGTGGTGGCCAACGGACAGCCCTCCCCCGGCACACAGAATTCTCAGCGCTACATGCCCCGTGAAGTGCCCCCTCGATTCCGTTGCCAGCAGGACCATAAAGTGCTACTGAAGAGGGGCCAGCCACCACTGTCCTCCATGCTGCTGGGGGGAGGCAACAGCGGGGGCGACAGCCCCAATGAAACAGTGGCTTCTGCATCAG aagttatgcaggtttggaatggcatag ATCCAAGCGAGGGCCCTGTGGGTCCAGCTGCTCCCTCACTGCCCCATACGCCGTCATCCTCATCAATCGCTGCTTCTTCAAATTATGCAAATTCCATGTGGGGGACCAGCTCTGGCAGCCAACCCCTCTCTCAGGGCAGGGAAAAGGTGATAGTGGACCGGTCAGACCTGGAGGAATGGCCTAGTATTGCTGCTGGAGATGGGTCAAAGGTGATGGATACAACAGGTACCGGAGGTGCAGACAGTAGCGGAATTCTGAACTGCAGCACCTCATGGGGTGAGAGGCATCTCCAGCAGCAAGGAAAAGTTGTGGGAGGAGGAAATGGGAGGAAAGGAGTGAATTCTGGCAGCCCCTCCCCACCCGCATCCTCCGGTTCACCAAATGAATGTATGCAGTCTGGTAGTGTTTGGGCTTCATCCTCCCATGAACTCATAGGGGGGAATGCAGTAGCAGCAGGCTCATTGCCCCCAATATCCAAAGTTGCCCCTCTCTCAGTGAGCTCCGATAGCTCCCTTGGTGTTAGCTGTGGGATTCCAGGTGCCAATTTTACCCCTAATGCCAATCCCTCTGCTTGGCCAGCCCTGGGACAGGAAGGAGCTGGGACAGTTGCAACAGAGGGTGGGTCCTCTTCTCTCCAAAGCTCATCTTTGTCTGCCAGCAACCCTCTTTCTGTGAATCAAGCCTCTCATCAGCACCAACTTCACCAAATGCAATCCAGAGACAGAGAGCCACCCTGTGGAGAGTGGGGTGGTGCAGCACTGGAACCAGGAGCAGGACCAAAAAACACAGGGGTGGCAGAGGGGGCTGATATGGACTCTGGAAGCACAGGTGGAGCAGATGGCtccacttcctcttcctcctctgccAGCTCATCATTGTGGAAAGCTCAGCCTTTCCCTGCAATCTCCAAAACAGGTGCCTCAAGGACTGAATCTTGGGAGGATGGAGCAGGAGGGAGCTCTGTGTCTGCTGAAGGCGGGAAAGCCTGGGTTATTACCGGTCAGGATGATCGAGGTGATTTGACTGGGGCAAGTGCGTGGGGAACAGCAAGTGGGGGTCAGACCCCCGGAGTATCTCAGGGAGCGTGGGATGGGGACCATATGTTGGTTGGGGAGTGGGGGGCATCTAGTGGTGTTGGGAGGGTCAGCAATCCAGGTGGGAAGGACGGTTCGAGcagtaacagcagcagcagcggtaGTGCCGGTAAACCGACGACTTCCTCCTCCACACCTTCAACTATGACAAGAGCTTGGGACAATCAGAAAGGAGTTGGGGATGTGGGAGCAGGGGAATCAAGTGAGTGGGGAGGCCAGGGTAGCAGAGGTGGGGGAGGTACATCATCCTCCAGTGGTGGAGGAAACTCTAGAAGTGGCAATCAGCGCCATGGATACCACCGCTCTCATCAACCTCCCAACCCTGAAGTGGCCTTACAGAATCTGCTTAGCCGGTCTGATCTGGACCCCAGAGTGCTGTCCAACTCTGGTTGGGGTCAGAAGCAAATCCGGCAGAATGTGGCATGGGATTTGGAGGGAGGTGGCGGAGCAGCAGCACCAGGTGGAGCAGACTCCTCACCTACAATGAGTGCACCTGCCCACGCTCAACCGTACTCTGGTTCTTCTGGTACCACAACTACTGATCTATCTTCCTCCTCTCTGCTCCAAGGTGCAGCTCTGAATGCCAACTTAAACTCCAACTCCATCCTCGGGCCAGCCGCTGTTTCACATGGTGAAGTTTGGGATAACAGTAGTAGCAACACCAGTTCTTCTTTGCATGCCCGAGGCCCTCCACCCTCGGGTGTCAATATCCAAAACCCTGGCGTCTCACAATCTGTAGGTGGAGTAGGTAGTTCAGCTGGTGGACAAGGCAAGCCATCTGGGGGTTGGGGAGGGACTGCTTCATCAGAAGGCCAAGCGAAAAGTTGGGACAGCGAGGGACATGATTGGCGAGGACAAAGCTCCTCAGGTGGGTGGGGAAATTTCCAAACACAGGGTACTCCATCAACTGGAGGAAGTGGCTGGGGAGACATTCAAGAGGTTAAAGTAACAGACAGTTGGAAAGAAAAGAGACAGGGGGATGCAGGCAATTGGGGAACAAGAGGAAGCAGCGACTGGGTGGAGAATGAGCCCATATCATGCAGTGGGAGCTGGGGGGATGGGAAGAGTGGTGGAGGTACTAGTGGGGACTCAGAAGTGGGTACATGGGGTAATTGGGATGAGGAACCTGCAAGAGGGTCATGGGGAACTGGAGGTACAGGGGTGGGTAGAGAAATGGGTGGCAAATCTCACCAAGGCTGGGGTGGGAAGATGCACCCATCACAGATGCCAAACAGCCAGTCGGCCTCACAGAAAGGCCCGGcacaacagcagcaacaacaatcACAGCCTCAATCGTGTCAGTCAGTGGACACAGGGGCCATGCAAGGGGGCTGGGGAAGAGCAGCAGGTCCTTCAGCCCAGAGCCAAAGTTCAGGGTGGACTTCAGGGCCCATACCCAATATTTCCAGTAGCCCTATAGACAATTTAGAGCCTAGTGGTTGGGAGGAGCCTTCTCCACAGTCCATCAACAGGAAAATGGAGATTGATGATGGAACATCTGCTTGGGGTGACCCCAGCAGCTACAACAAAACTGTCAACTTGTGGGATAAGAACAATGCCCCATCTGGCCAGGCACAATCAGTGTCCCCTCAGCAAGGACCCCCAACCTTACAGCAGCAGCCACCTGGAAGAATGCTAACAGGCCTCGGGAATAGGGACATGAACCTTGCACATTCAACAAACAAGGGGCCAGTAGTAG CTTCCTCTGGATGGGGAGGTAGTGGCTCTCCTTCCAGTCCATGTGTGGACAACGGAACTGCAGCCTGGGGTAAACCTACTGATGCACCCACTAGTTTGGGCAACCCCGATGACACCGGCAAGGCATCAAGTTGGGGGGACCCCTCTCCCAATCCAGTGAAATCTG GTTCAAAGTCTATGCAAGATGGTTGGGGTGAAGGAGAGGGCTCAGTCAGTGCTTCACGTCACTCCAGCtgggatgaggaggaagagagtgGTTGTGTATGGAATAGCACTGGTTCCCAAGGCAGTAGCTCATCCTACAACTCTGGAGGCTGGGGAGCCAAGAAGGGCAACAAG GGTTCCTTGAAGGGTGCGGGAGACTCTTGGATGAACCCAATGACAAGACAGTTTTCAAACATGGGAATTCTG GGAGAGGACCACAGTGGTCGTTCTTTGGATCTGGCCCCTGGTCCTCCGCAGGACAAAAAGATGGAAGCAGAGAAGCGTGGCATGGGCTTAAATGAGTACAATGGAGAGATGCGTAAAGGAGGACGTGGAGGGGGAGCAGGATCAGTCTTCCGTTCACCTGGTTCCAAAGAGGTGGGGGCATGTGAACCTGGGTCTTACTATGACAAG ACGAGTGGTCAGTTGTTTAGTAGCGGAGGTGGGATGGCACAAGCCAGGCACCAACCAGGGGTACCTCCTATCAACCCATCAGTACGAGCGCAAGTGCCTCATCAGTTCCTGTCACCGCAG GTGCCAGGCTCTGTGCTGAAGCAGATGCCTCCTCCCAGTGGAGGTGTTGGGGGTGTTGGGGGAGGCATCTTTCCTCCACAGCACATTGCCATGCTCAGCAGCATATATCCCCATCATATTCAGTTCCAACTG GCCTGCCAGCTGCTACTTCAACAGCAaccacagcaacaacaacaacagcagctgcTGCAGAACCAGCGCAAGTTCCCCCCAAACATACGTCAACAGGCAGACCCACAACAA CTTGCTAGAATCATGGCTGTTCTCCAGCAGCAGAGACAACAGCAGCAGCATATGGGAGGTACAGGAGGCAGCTCCAAACTCTCTCCTTCTCACCTTGGTGGTAGTGGCCCAAAGATGCCAATGTCAGACACCCTCACACACCCTGGCTTGGCAGGATCTGTGGCAGACCTGCATCAAAAAACACAAGGAAATTATTCTG GGTTTGGGCCTGGAGTGAGCCTCTCTGGTCTGGAATTGGGTCCCATGGTTGGTGGCCCAGCTGGGCTTAAAGACAATGTGGGGCAGCAGTCTCGTTTCAAGTGGATGATGGAAGGTCATTCCCCAGCCCCGTCACCTCCTGATAGCACTCTCCATAAAAATG GTCCCATCGCTGCTCCCCTCAAAATGAGAGGTGGTTCCCCATACTCCCAGTATGAGATGCTGGGAGGTGAGAGTTTGGGTGTGCCTTCACAAGGGCCGTCAGATCACTGGCACAGAAGTCCTGGAAACAAGATGGGCGCCAAGACTGGCACATCCAGCTGGCCTCCAG AGTTCCAGCCAGGAGTGCCTTGGAAAGGAATTCAGAGCGTGGACCCTGAATCTGATCCTTACATGACCCCTGGAAGTATGCTGGGCTCATCAATGTCAAGCCTGAACGACAACGAGCACCAGTTGCTAAGAGACAACACAG AATCAAATCCCTCCTTCAACACCTTGCTGCCTTCACCTGGTGCCTGGCCCTACAGTGCCTCAGAGAGCCCCCTCAACAATGCACACAACCAAG CTAAGTACACAGACTACAAGCCCAGCTGGCCACTTGAGCCAATAGGACACAACAAACATTGGAAGACCAATCGCAACAGCTCTTATATGTCACGCCCACCTCCTGGACTGACCCACCAGAAACAGCCCTCCGTTTCTCCTTGGTCAGGAGGAGGCCCACGAATGGGTAGAGGCTGGGGTGGCTCTGGAGGCGGCCAAGAAAACCGATTTGGGCCTG GTTCTGCGTGGAGTGATGGAGGAGCCTCTAAGGGGAGCTGCTGGCTGGTGTTGAGTAATCTTACCCCTCAG ATTGATGGCTCCACTTTGAGGACTATCTGTATGCAGCATGGTCCGCTTTTGACCTTTCACCTCGGTTTGACTCAAGGCAGTGCTCTGATTCGCTACAGTACACGCCAAGAAGCAGCCAAAGCTCAGAGCGCACTTCACAT GTGTGTTTTAGGTAACACCACAATCCTTGCCGAGTTTGTGAGTGAGGAAGAGGTTGCTCGCTATTTTGCACATTCCCAGACTGGAGCTGGCGGAAGCGGCAGTGGAGGCAGCGGAGCCGGTGGTGTGGCTGACTCCGGGCAGGCAGGCGTGACGGGGTCATCGGGGGCCGGGGCTGTGGGTACCATCAGCGCTGGGAGTGGCGAGCGAGAACGGGCTGGAGTAGGAAGTTTGACGTCAGGAGGAAGCAACAACGGCGGCGGAACCGGGCCCTCTGGATCTTCCTGGCAGAGTTTGGAAGGTACGGGCAGCTCCCCTGACCCAGCCTCTGCCCAGGGAGCAGGCCTAAGTATTTTCGCCCAGTGGAGCAGCAATGGTGCTGGTGGCGGCGTGGGAGGCAACACGGGCGGCGTTGATCCTGGCAGGGCGGGGTTGTGGGGCGGCATGACTCCAGGGTACACAAGCAGCAGTCTGTGGGGGTCTCCAGCCATGGAAGATCGGCACCAGATGAGCAGCCCTGCAGCGCTGCTGCCTGGAGACCTGCTGGGAGGAGGTGCAGACTCTATCTGA